A region from the Mycoplasmopsis bovigenitalium genome encodes:
- a CDS encoding glucose-6-phosphate isomerase yields MARLNLKFYNYYPDFNNDDLVAKAIDIIHRIRRKNIDGFENFGFHELALNFSANNILEIQKISQLIISKNTKTLIIFTDTITYNNFVGGLDFIFKFDTLTDNKINYIFINSDEPINKWFSQFKYIKNTFDFETTSFIFSKLSEFNLNFIEFVKMMLNYLQVNFGYYRTLDKSFIIGKEIIEQQLNFIDVEEKNRLIIPNILDEKHSFFSEINLLLLFLKGVDISNVLEGYVVASQDYSGENIKDNLAFQYAYALAELKQNKQTHLLTFTNESVKNLFNNYLLLNNSKSIKNNFWSTSIIFPNDIYTYGPYTLTMNNFFVSLIHINSLKHDYRITPELLVNDGVPKFKQNRLSHFTSLSFDGILNTFNNVAHTQTIVIELNSNSEFVLGSLVCFIYWANIFEWYIKRKNPFN; encoded by the coding sequence ATGGCAAGGTTAAATCTTAAATTTTATAATTATTATCCGGACTTTAATAATGATGATTTAGTAGCAAAAGCAATTGACATAATTCATAGAATTAGGCGAAAAAATATAGACGGATTTGAAAACTTTGGTTTTCATGAACTAGCGCTAAATTTCAGCGCGAATAATATTTTAGAAATTCAAAAAATTTCACAATTAATAATTTCCAAAAACACTAAAACCTTAATAATTTTCACAGATACAATTACTTATAATAATTTTGTTGGTGGATTAGATTTTATATTCAAATTCGATACCTTAACAGATAACAAAATTAATTACATATTCATAAATTCTGATGAACCAATAAATAAATGATTTAGTCAATTTAAATATATAAAAAATACATTTGACTTCGAAACTACTTCTTTTATATTTTCAAAATTATCCGAATTCAATTTAAACTTTATTGAATTCGTAAAAATGATGTTGAATTATTTACAAGTAAATTTTGGCTATTATCGCACATTAGATAAGTCTTTTATTATTGGTAAAGAAATAATTGAGCAACAGTTAAATTTTATTGATGTTGAAGAAAAAAACCGGTTAATAATACCTAATATCCTTGATGAAAAACACTCATTTTTTAGCGAAATTAACCTTTTATTATTATTTTTAAAAGGCGTTGATATTTCCAATGTTTTAGAAGGATATGTAGTCGCAAGTCAAGATTATTCAGGCGAAAATATTAAAGATAACTTAGCTTTTCAATACGCATATGCTTTGGCAGAACTTAAACAAAACAAACAGACGCATTTATTGACATTTACAAATGAATCGGTCAAAAATCTATTCAATAATTATCTATTATTAAATAATTCAAAAAGCATCAAAAATAACTTTTGGTCAACATCAATTATTTTTCCTAATGATATTTATACCTATGGACCATACACGCTAACTATGAATAATTTTTTTGTAAGTTTAATTCATATTAATAGTTTAAAACATGACTATCGAATAACACCTGAGTTGCTGGTTAATGATGGTGTGCCAAAATTTAAGCAAAACAGGTTAAGCCACTTTACATCATTAAGTTTTGATGGGATTCTTAATACATTCAACAATGTCGCACACACTCAAACAATTGTTATTGAACTAAATTCTAATTCAGAGTTTGTTTTAGGTTCATTAGTTTGTTTTATTTATTGAGCAAACATATTCGAGTGATACATAAAAAGAAAAAATCCATTTAATTAG
- a CDS encoding RNA-binding protein: MNKKGDILFGKIIHICNDGITVQTTKKYVFEIPKKNITDWGWKNLYNDFKLRHKVNFYVEEINNQTKTGIGNFKMNHSYYSKSPFIEELKETKHGFENLKKSINMEIQNYKARKRG; the protein is encoded by the coding sequence ATGAATAAAAAAGGTGATATTTTATTTGGAAAAATAATTCATATTTGCAATGACGGAATAACAGTGCAAACTACTAAAAAATATGTTTTTGAAATACCTAAAAAAAACATAACCGATTGAGGTTGAAAAAACTTGTATAATGATTTTAAACTACGTCATAAAGTTAACTTCTATGTTGAAGAAATTAATAACCAAACTAAGACTGGAATAGGTAATTTTAAAATGAATCATAGTTACTATTCTAAAAGTCCATTCATTGAAGAATTGAAAGAAACAAAACATGGTTTTGAGAACCTAAAAAAATCAATAAATATGGAAATACAAAATTATAAAGCACGCAAAAGAGGATAA
- a CDS encoding glycine--tRNA ligase, whose amino-acid sequence MLNKDKNISLLINHLKTFGFVFQGSEIYGGLANTWDYGPLGSLLKDNIENYWKDFFIKKEKNNHLIDSKILMNPQVWVTSGHVVNFNDPLIENKVNGKRYRADKLIEQLNPNINAETLSFDEMKEFLVENLKEYEGSKTNWSDVRKFNLMFETKQGVTEESKSKVYLRPETTQGIMVNFKNVQRATRSKLPMGIGQVGKSFRNEVTPGNFIFRTREFEQMELEVFTHPDEAESIFNYYIQKSLEFVKNLGLSEKNTRLRAHEKEELAHYSSATSDIEYNFPFGWGELLGIANRTNFDLTAHQNATGENLEYLDPNTNEKFIPYVIEPSMGLDRLMFAILIESYDEEELENEKRIILRLNKNIAPYKFAILPLVKKLSPKADEIFSLLQSRGISVTYDEAGSIGKRYRRQDAIGTPTCITIDFDTLEDNSVTLRDRDSMQQIRVKISDLHKYF is encoded by the coding sequence ATGTTAAACAAAGATAAAAATATCTCTTTATTGATAAACCATCTAAAAACTTTTGGTTTTGTTTTTCAAGGTAGTGAAATTTACGGCGGTTTAGCAAATACGTGGGATTATGGACCATTAGGTTCACTACTTAAAGACAATATAGAAAATTATTGAAAAGATTTTTTCATTAAAAAAGAAAAAAACAACCATTTAATTGATTCGAAAATTTTAATGAACCCACAAGTGTGAGTTACATCAGGACACGTTGTTAACTTTAATGATCCATTGATTGAAAACAAAGTTAATGGAAAACGCTACCGTGCTGACAAATTAATTGAACAATTAAACCCTAATATCAATGCCGAAACACTAAGTTTTGATGAAATGAAAGAATTTTTAGTTGAAAACTTAAAGGAATATGAAGGCTCTAAAACTAATTGGAGTGATGTTAGAAAATTCAATTTAATGTTTGAAACTAAACAAGGCGTTACTGAAGAATCAAAAAGTAAAGTTTACTTGCGGCCAGAAACGACGCAAGGTATTATGGTTAACTTTAAAAACGTACAAAGAGCTACAAGATCGAAATTGCCAATGGGTATAGGTCAAGTTGGTAAAAGTTTTAGAAATGAAGTAACTCCAGGAAACTTTATTTTCAGAACAAGAGAATTTGAACAAATGGAGCTTGAAGTATTCACTCATCCCGACGAAGCTGAATCAATTTTTAACTATTACATTCAAAAATCATTGGAATTCGTTAAAAATCTAGGATTGAGTGAAAAAAATACTCGACTAAGAGCTCACGAAAAAGAAGAGTTAGCTCACTATTCATCAGCAACTAGCGATATTGAATATAATTTCCCATTTGGTTGAGGTGAATTATTAGGAATTGCTAACAGAACTAATTTTGACCTTACGGCACACCAAAATGCAACCGGCGAAAATTTAGAATACCTAGACCCTAACACCAATGAAAAATTCATTCCTTATGTAATAGAACCTTCAATGGGTCTTGATAGATTGATGTTCGCGATTTTGATTGAATCATATGATGAAGAAGAATTGGAAAATGAAAAACGAATCATTCTTCGCTTAAACAAAAACATAGCCCCTTACAAGTTTGCAATCCTACCCCTTGTTAAGAAGTTGAGTCCAAAAGCTGATGAAATTTTTTCATTATTACAAAGTCGTGGAATCAGTGTAACCTATGACGAAGCAGGTTCAATTGGTAAACGTTATCGTAGACAAGATGCAATTGGTACACCTACTTGCATAACCATTGATTTTGACACACTAGAAGATAATTCAGTTACTTTAAGAGACCGAGACTCTATGCAACAAATCAGAGTAAAAATATCTGATTTACACAAGTATTTTTAA
- the dnaG gene encoding DNA primase: MSTKLKQIHDDIIGKIDIVNELAKHITLTRKGQSYVSLCPFHDDSNPSMNISSHKQIFKCFVCGEGGDVVKFVSKFKKITYTDALKYLLNAYNISYDQNTFYDANSKYNETDLAIFDLLERVNSLFKLEFNKLKNSKLNDFYTSRKLTPQLINDFDIGYADPLVFEKIFGDEINQNKLLFIRAGLINPNTNTFIFKNRVTFAIRNNDGKIVGFSARSIDKNEKPKYINSSESKLFQKSQILYNYYLAKNNIKDNTLIICEGFFDIIALYKANFQNSVGLMGTALTSKHLPFLKDKKIILFLDGDEAGQSASIKSAQFLLANNINVNIVNNKTKMDPDEILNQLGLNKINELINHSVDSLDFIFNTLIIRHNVSSGEQNNLTNISKFIREFNEYIKFAPTNVQEFYINKIKEKFKYDASKDIESGSLNKTFNDFDADYEFNNFAHLNNIDNYTPIFSNDPINQTPNFAISKKKNKKINKLSNVDKLFYLILYHDDLRELFIEKAANENTLRWKTHGWEPYQIDIYQNITNNPKLTSEQKNRMIQQLSDNFEPSLKLNELVKSFNSNNSQAEKISDFMFIYDLAKIESFKTNTSKIINPDNKFLFSSSNAALEQQTEDTRQLIKKIEGKYGKNK; this comes from the coding sequence ATGAGCACAAAATTGAAACAAATCCATGACGATATCATTGGCAAAATTGATATCGTGAATGAATTAGCAAAACACATTACTTTAACTCGTAAAGGTCAAAGTTATGTTTCTTTATGCCCTTTTCATGACGATTCAAACCCATCAATGAATATAAGTTCACACAAACAAATATTTAAATGTTTCGTTTGTGGCGAGGGTGGAGATGTTGTTAAATTTGTTTCAAAATTCAAAAAAATAACTTATACAGACGCTTTAAAGTATTTACTCAATGCATACAATATTTCCTATGACCAAAACACATTTTATGATGCTAATTCAAAATACAATGAAACTGATTTAGCTATATTTGATTTGCTAGAAAGAGTAAATTCTCTATTCAAATTAGAATTTAACAAACTAAAAAATTCCAAACTTAATGATTTTTACACTTCTCGCAAATTAACACCACAACTAATTAATGATTTTGATATTGGTTATGCTGACCCATTAGTCTTTGAAAAAATATTTGGCGACGAAATCAACCAAAATAAATTGCTTTTTATTCGCGCCGGCTTAATAAACCCCAATACCAATACTTTCATTTTTAAAAATAGAGTTACCTTTGCCATTAGAAATAATGATGGCAAAATTGTTGGTTTTAGTGCGCGTTCTATTGACAAAAATGAAAAACCAAAATACATTAATAGTTCAGAATCTAAGCTGTTCCAAAAATCGCAAATTTTATACAATTATTACCTTGCAAAAAACAATATAAAAGACAATACTTTGATAATTTGTGAAGGATTTTTTGACATAATAGCTCTTTATAAAGCCAACTTCCAAAACTCTGTTGGACTTATGGGAACAGCGCTAACCTCTAAACATTTACCTTTTTTAAAAGATAAAAAAATAATACTTTTTCTAGACGGTGATGAAGCAGGACAAAGTGCTTCAATAAAATCCGCACAATTTTTATTGGCTAACAATATCAATGTAAACATCGTTAATAACAAAACAAAAATGGACCCTGATGAAATTTTAAATCAACTAGGGCTAAACAAAATTAATGAATTAATCAATCACTCAGTTGATTCTTTGGATTTCATTTTCAATACACTAATAATTAGACACAATGTTTCATCTGGAGAACAAAATAATTTAACTAATATATCCAAATTCATTCGTGAATTCAATGAATATATTAAATTCGCGCCAACTAATGTGCAAGAATTTTACATAAATAAAATCAAAGAAAAATTTAAATATGATGCTTCAAAAGACATAGAATCAGGCTCTTTAAATAAAACTTTTAATGATTTTGATGCTGATTATGAATTTAACAATTTTGCTCATTTAAATAACATAGACAACTATACTCCTATATTTAGCAATGATCCAATTAATCAAACTCCAAACTTTGCAATTTCTAAAAAGAAAAACAAAAAAATTAACAAATTAAGCAATGTTGATAAATTATTTTATTTAATTTTATACCACGACGATTTAAGAGAATTATTCATTGAAAAAGCCGCTAATGAAAACACACTAAGGTGAAAAACACACGGTTGAGAACCTTATCAAATTGATATTTACCAAAATATAACCAACAATCCTAAGTTAACTAGCGAACAAAAAAACCGCATGATTCAACAACTAAGCGATAATTTTGAGCCATCATTAAAGCTAAACGAATTAGTTAAAAGTTTTAACTCAAATAATTCGCAAGCAGAGAAAATAAGTGATTTTATGTTCATTTATGACCTGGCCAAAATCGAGAGCTTTAAAACTAACACAAGCAAAATAATAAATCCAGATAATAAGTTTTTATTTTCTTCAAGTAATGCTGCTCTTGAACAACAAACAGAAGATACACGACAATTAATTAAAAAAATAGAGGGGAAATATGGAAAAAACAAATAA
- a CDS encoding RNA polymerase sigma factor — protein MEKTNNELQAVLNMVEDHAKSTKKKQLSQTQVYDYLDKIQVEIPDELMDEVLMKLHEKGIISDEADDGDFDFVDEKDILGEIDEEIDDEIDENLESDEGAPSKSDEFKKHIDIEEEFDENLDSEISFDNDDEYDSYTGEYGYDDYEYTDSSSYDDDDDEEEEIIVAKKEEKKKKETKKKSKDITDDDLEIETYDDEEIDLSKEDHISTSNLRNKLTETNDIVKWYMRWIGKYGKLLTKEEEEKLAYEMEKGGFRGKRARDKLIKRNLRLVINNAKKYKNRGLSFIDLISEGNSGIVKAVQKYNVSKGFKFSTYATWWIRQAITRAVADQARTIRVPVHMVETINKITKIERELHQEYGTEPSDEEIAAKFGQGYTAEKVRYIRKINIDPISLDKQIGKENDSSFSDFVKDESVVNPIDYASQEELGEMLNEVLTQSLDKDEYALICKRYGVGVDENGEKYQITPLEDLAKERGVSKERIRQIENKILRKLKNSTRKGKNLKDFYR, from the coding sequence ATGGAAAAAACAAATAACGAACTGCAAGCAGTTTTGAATATGGTTGAAGACCATGCCAAATCAACTAAGAAAAAACAACTCTCTCAAACTCAAGTTTATGATTATTTAGATAAAATTCAAGTCGAAATTCCGGATGAATTAATGGATGAAGTGCTAATGAAACTTCATGAAAAAGGCATAATTTCTGACGAAGCCGATGATGGAGATTTTGATTTTGTTGATGAAAAAGATATTCTTGGCGAAATTGATGAAGAAATAGACGATGAAATAGACGAAAATCTAGAATCTGACGAAGGTGCGCCAAGTAAAAGTGATGAATTTAAAAAGCACATTGACATTGAAGAAGAATTTGATGAGAATCTAGATAGCGAAATTTCTTTTGATAACGATGACGAATACGACTCATATACAGGAGAATATGGCTATGACGACTATGAATATACCGATAGTTCAAGCTATGATGACGATGATGATGAGGAAGAAGAAATAATTGTTGCAAAAAAAGAAGAAAAAAAGAAAAAAGAAACCAAGAAAAAATCTAAAGATATAACTGACGATGATCTTGAAATCGAAACATATGACGACGAAGAGATTGACCTTTCAAAAGAAGACCATATTTCAACTAGCAATTTAAGAAACAAATTAACCGAAACTAACGATATTGTTAAATGATACATGCGTTGAATTGGTAAATATGGAAAACTTTTAACAAAAGAAGAAGAAGAAAAACTTGCTTACGAAATGGAAAAAGGTGGTTTTCGTGGCAAGCGCGCACGTGATAAATTAATTAAACGTAATCTTCGTTTAGTTATAAATAATGCTAAAAAATACAAAAATCGTGGCTTAAGTTTTATCGATTTAATATCTGAGGGCAACTCTGGAATTGTTAAAGCAGTCCAAAAATATAATGTAAGCAAAGGTTTTAAATTTTCAACCTATGCAACTTGATGAATTCGTCAAGCAATAACTAGAGCAGTTGCTGACCAAGCCCGTACAATTCGTGTACCTGTTCACATGGTAGAAACAATAAACAAAATTACAAAAATTGAAAGAGAATTGCACCAAGAATACGGAACCGAGCCTTCTGATGAAGAAATCGCCGCAAAATTTGGTCAAGGTTATACTGCAGAAAAAGTTAGATATATCCGTAAAATAAATATTGACCCAATTTCACTAGACAAACAAATTGGTAAAGAAAATGACTCATCATTTTCTGACTTTGTAAAAGACGAAAGCGTCGTAAATCCAATTGATTACGCATCACAAGAAGAACTTGGTGAAATGTTGAATGAAGTTTTAACCCAATCATTAGACAAAGATGAATACGCACTAATTTGCAAGCGTTATGGAGTCGGCGTTGATGAAAATGGTGAAAAATACCAAATTACTCCTCTTGAAGATTTAGCAAAAGAACGAGGAGTTTCTAAAGAGCGTATCCGCCAAATTGAAAACAAAATTTTACGTAAATTAAAGAATTCTACTCGTAAAGGTAAAAATTTAAAGGACTTTTACAGATAA
- a CDS encoding Nif3-like dinuclear metal center hexameric protein: MQIRKVTKYLLEKYPLEKAEIWDPAGFSVKFNLSEKLNGIVCAIDLTHDVLNKAISQGANLIIVHHPFKFAPTWKDELELAPYKATILRNLKKYRINVLSLHTNYDNNFEGTSHQIAFALGLQNKINFAEPYPCLINANLSINDLKQKFTNSLNLHSFRTNSMNTNKIYQNIAILSGSGPATLALALKNQANLILTSDIKWNEWLLYKEHNIDVLELSHLDEQVFAIDICKQIKNKFSDINVTTHLMVEPYTNL, translated from the coding sequence ATGCAAATTCGTAAAGTAACTAAATATTTACTTGAAAAATACCCGCTTGAAAAAGCAGAAATTTGAGATCCTGCTGGCTTTAGTGTTAAATTTAACTTGAGTGAAAAATTAAATGGCATAGTTTGCGCAATTGATTTAACTCACGACGTGTTAAATAAAGCAATTTCACAAGGTGCTAATTTAATAATTGTTCACCACCCTTTTAAATTTGCGCCAACATGAAAAGATGAACTTGAATTAGCGCCTTATAAAGCCACAATTTTAAGGAATCTAAAAAAATACCGAATAAATGTTCTTTCATTACACACAAACTATGACAACAATTTTGAAGGAACTTCACACCAAATTGCATTCGCACTTGGATTGCAAAATAAAATTAATTTTGCCGAGCCATATCCTTGTTTAATTAATGCTAATTTATCAATCAACGATCTAAAGCAAAAATTTACCAATTCATTGAATTTGCATTCATTTAGAACAAATTCAATGAACACAAATAAAATCTACCAAAATATAGCAATTCTTTCCGGATCAGGCCCCGCAACACTAGCGCTGGCATTAAAAAACCAAGCGAATTTAATACTTACAAGCGATATCAAATGAAATGAGTGATTGCTGTATAAAGAACATAATATTGATGTTTTAGAATTATCGCATCTTGATGAACAAGTTTTTGCAATTGATATATGCAAACAAATAAAAAATAAATTTAGTGATATTAATGTCACAACACACCTTATGGTTGAACCATACACAAATTTGTAA
- a CDS encoding dUTP diphosphatase — MDFTNIFKKQKELDLAISSREDLSSVTTDEWRAKWSLALLVEFAEFANEVQCFKYWKKHKEINHSAILEEFADVLHFLGSYAYKLEVHPIIEPKIVSKYPTDQILEIFKIASNLKSEINKETIADLLALSLGCAKLLNYSDEDIVKWYEIKNQKNFDRIKNHY, encoded by the coding sequence ATGGATTTTACTAATATTTTCAAAAAACAAAAAGAGCTAGATTTAGCTATTTCATCCCGCGAAGATCTAAGCAGTGTTACAACTGATGAATGAAGAGCTAAGTGATCATTAGCGCTTCTTGTCGAGTTTGCAGAATTTGCAAACGAAGTTCAATGTTTTAAATATTGAAAAAAACACAAAGAAATTAATCATAGTGCTATTTTAGAAGAATTTGCAGACGTATTGCATTTTCTAGGTTCATATGCTTACAAATTAGAAGTACACCCAATTATTGAACCAAAAATTGTTTCAAAATATCCAACCGACCAAATATTAGAAATATTTAAAATTGCTTCAAATTTAAAAAGTGAAATTAACAAAGAAACAATCGCCGACTTATTAGCATTATCGCTTGGCTGCGCCAAATTGTTAAATTATAGCGATGAAGATATTGTAAAATGATACGAAATTAAAAATCAAAAAAACTTCGACCGCATTAAAAACCATTACTAA
- the pgsA gene encoding CDP-diacylglycerol--glycerol-3-phosphate 3-phosphatidyltransferase, with product MKFRELNTPNKLTIIRIILVAPFIILGCLYLILQEFVAHSLSNMNGNINNFLNIDKQIFVWGIVSRIILVLMFLIFLAAMITDYFDGKIARKRNLITSFGKLWDPIADKLITTSALIFLAVITRGYVSFIIVTLLILRDLIVDGCRVVMKEHRQDISASIWGKIKTIVLTVAVCWILFFNIVWPSLDVIGFMSTKTDVYNHSWIRILIWFVINIPLLASLVLSFISAFFYIKKASKLTNHSQIHRGAEDYNIHPSYKSKFKDEEPAQIVEQDDNSK from the coding sequence ATGAAATTCAGAGAACTTAATACACCAAATAAGTTAACAATAATTAGAATTATTTTGGTTGCTCCTTTTATAATTTTGGGTTGTTTATACTTGATTTTACAAGAATTTGTGGCACATAGTTTGTCTAATATGAATGGCAATATAAATAATTTTCTTAATATAGACAAGCAAATATTTGTGTGAGGAATTGTTTCAAGAATAATATTAGTCTTAATGTTTTTAATTTTTTTAGCTGCTATGATAACTGATTATTTCGATGGAAAAATAGCAAGAAAAAGAAATCTGATAACATCTTTTGGCAAATTATGAGACCCAATTGCTGATAAGTTAATTACAACCTCCGCATTAATTTTCTTAGCAGTAATTACAAGAGGATATGTTTCATTTATAATTGTTACACTACTGATTTTAAGAGATTTAATTGTTGATGGTTGCCGGGTTGTAATGAAAGAACACAGACAAGATATTTCAGCGTCAATTTGAGGTAAAATTAAAACTATCGTTCTTACTGTTGCAGTGTGTTGAATATTATTTTTCAATATTGTTTGACCTTCTTTGGATGTTATAGGTTTTATGTCAACAAAAACTGACGTTTATAATCATAGTTGAATAAGAATTTTAATTTGATTTGTTATAAACATTCCTTTATTAGCGTCTCTAGTTTTAAGTTTTATTTCTGCATTTTTCTACATTAAAAAGGCATCTAAATTAACAAATCATTCACAAATTCACCGCGGCGCAGAAGATTATAATATTCATCCAAGTTATAAAAGTAAATTTAAAGACGAAGAACCTGCGCAAATTGTCGAGCAAGACGACAATTCAAAATAG
- a CDS encoding MHJ_0274 family protein — protein sequence MWTWILFGVIVAALVIYFIYSFIKDKISKKRRKLKQIELINKTEEYKKHIVLRLHFLIKHNQKLIDEFVPSIGEYKMNYIVDTARKYLIEKQKESDFKELIIDNIDAKDIFTNYTYLRDVRSTNWRNLKDVYEFINSRMFLIDEQVEKDNFELAQKEIEEFYNNEIQRT from the coding sequence ATGTGAACATGAATTTTATTTGGTGTTATTGTTGCAGCACTGGTAATTTATTTTATATATTCATTTATAAAGGATAAAATTTCCAAAAAACGTCGTAAATTAAAACAAATCGAATTAATTAATAAAACTGAAGAATACAAAAAACATATTGTATTAAGATTACATTTTTTAATTAAGCATAATCAAAAATTAATTGATGAATTTGTGCCAAGTATTGGCGAGTATAAAATGAATTATATTGTTGATACTGCTCGTAAATATCTAATTGAAAAACAAAAAGAATCTGATTTTAAAGAATTAATTATTGATAATATTGATGCAAAAGATATTTTTACTAATTACACTTATTTAAGGGATGTTCGGTCAACTAATTGAAGAAACCTTAAGGATGTATATGAATTTATTAATTCAAGAATGTTTTTAATAGACGAGCAAGTTGAAAAAGATAATTTTGAATTAGCTCAAAAAGAAATTGAGGAGTTTTACAATAATGAAATTCAGAGAACTTAA